The Poecilia reticulata strain Guanapo linkage group LG10, Guppy_female_1.0+MT, whole genome shotgun sequence sequence ATCGCTGTCCTGTTGTAACACCCAATCTTCAAGTTTTACCAGCGTAGATGTTGATTTGAGgagtcaagtcaagtcaagtcaagtttatttatatagcactttaaaacagttccactgaccaaagtgctgtacagccacaaaattaaaacaagtgaaataaaaattaaaagcacactACGGAGACGTTAAAGACTTTAGAGGTAGTGTTTCTTCTTTATAATTCCATCTGCCCAGGATGAATGTATATACTTCAGCCTGGAAGTATTATTTGGATCCTGTAGTCACTGGAAAGAATccacaataaatttaaaaatagagtaaaaaataataatctaagaAAATCCTTTtcgcctaaaaaaaaaataaataaataaattcaatgcAGCCATGATCAATGTATATAAAACtttacttagatttttttatggaCAGAATGAATTCAAAAGTTGGATTACAGTAACTTCAAATTTTACAGCATAGCAATATTGAGCCTCAGAGCTAAATTTTGTGAACTCATCCAATATGCAACAGAAGATACCGCCTGGGGGTGGATGAATTTTGCAGAGCAGtaaaattaaatccaaacatCTCATCACTTTGTAGCGTGGAATTTGGTGCAAGCAAggtgaaaaatgttcatttaactGGCAGGATTCGTGGATGGATTCAGAGGCACAAGTTGGTATTAAACAAGTCATCTGTTGTACCTACTCTCCATTTCCAATAAAAggcaaaaacctgaaaactggaCACAGCTCACAAGCGTCCTTCTCGAAGTTCTTAAAAAGGATACTGTGCATGAGCTGAATGCAAAAGTAGTTTTATGACTCCACGCAATTTAGGATATGTTTAGccactggatgtttttttttaaattgaagggTTTGCACCATTTTTTACTGCAAAGTAAACCCCTGCAGGTTGAATCCCTGAGTTAATGTAGTGCGTCAgccttgttttttattcaaatgcatGCAGAAGCAATTAAATGTATAAACCAAGGTTGccttgagcaaaaataaatcctctGTTTATCAAGTTATGGTTAACCTTTTAAGGAAATGCATATGTTAGTGTCAAGAATAGGTTTTCATATACTTGAAATAGCTTCATATTAAACAGATCAATGACTTTCAAGATATTGAGGTTCACCTTCTAGAATGAATAGGATCTAATGCAGTCAAAATACCAAATCTAAATTCAAAAAATTTTGcagcaagacttgaaaattgtgCAGATGTACCAGAGTTTGAGTCCATCTAGAAATATCCCAAAAGACTTTCTTTTGTCGTTGCAGCAAATAGTCATTCTACACACTAATGACTCAGGAGGCTGAATGTACACAATGTTTgaggtttaaatatttttgaacaaagagcattttcaacagaaaagaaaaagcagagcaCAGATTAATTTACACAgactttaatctttttatttacagatgagTCATTGACATTTATTTGTTGATGCAATTAAGATGTCATATTCTAGACTTGTCACAGGTTGTGTTGAACATCAATTTTGTTTCTctcagattaaaaacaagaaatcaaatGCATCCATGTTcctaaataaaagtgttttaaaaagaaaaggagaaggcCAGATGAAGAAAAGTTATTTCAAGCTATGTGGCAAAAGTGGAGGAGAGGAATCTCCAACAGGAGCTGCCAGATGTTGACTgatggggggagggaggggggggggggggggacttgGCATGAGGATGGCTACTGTGAGAACACCTGCAAGACGCTTAATGAGTTGTTTTCAAGAACACAGAATAAGCCCACCTACACGGTGCACTACAGTCGGCGCTGAACTCCTCtgtgacagaacaaaaaatgtgatgGGGTTTTACTCCGATGCTCATCTATTCTTCAGATTAAATATACCGACACTGCAATATATCGTTAGCCAGATGTTCTCAGTTTTCACCACACTGTTGATGTCAAAAAACTGATTTCGTTTTAATAGTCCAAAGACACTAAACCGAATGAGTTGGGAGCaagaatttttaaaacagatttcctttttttttttttttttctttttttttttgggaaaacaaGCCAAAAGTTTATTGATTAAGAATCGGGagcaaaacctaaaacaaagCTGCTTTAAATTGCTTGACCCTCTACAACGAAAAGGTTAgcatgaatgaaaataaatgcactgCATAGGCAAGGATAAGCCGCCGACAGCCGCTTTTTGGACAGAGCCAGAAAACTGGGACAGAGTGACAGACGTGGGTGGGGTTTGGTTTCTATTTTGTTTCGAAGTGGGAGTTAGATGTGGATTTCTGATTGTATCACTAAGTGGAATGTTGGGTGGCCTTAAAGAAACCAGAGGTAAGAGCTGACAGAGCAGATGATTGGAGTGTGATACAGCAGACGTGACAGAGGAGATGTCACACGGTGAGGATAGAGAGGAGAAGGGGAACGTGTCCGATGTAAAACAGAGGGTAGGATCGAGCAGGATTCGCCTTCAGACAGCGGGAGTTTGGAGGAAAGAGGGTGTGTACGGTTGAAGACAGACGTGTGGATCAGGAGGAACACGACGGGTGTCAAAATTCAGTTACTGAGGAGGAGCTCTGTTGCCGTCTCCACGTCCCAGGATTTTGACGACAACGCCACTATTACTGCATTCTGGAGACAGAAACAAAGGTTTGGTTTCAATCTGCAGCATCACGCAGCGCCGTGACACGCACTGGTGAGGAGAGAAACGTAAAAGTTTACTGAGGTATGCTCACTTTTTCAAAGCCCATGGCACAGAGTTTGTCTATTTTGCGTGTGTACTCCGGACTGGAGACGGGAGCTCCTGCGTAGACGTGAGACCAGAGTTTTGCCGTCTGTTTAAACATCTCTGGATTCTGCTTGTACTGAGGGgcgaacaaacaaacaaacaaaaaagagtttATGGAAGGGGGCTCAGCAGACAGCTTGTTAACAACTAAAAGGcatcttgttttctctgtttggatCATATcaagttgggaaaaaaaatgtcagctttctCACTTTATGCTGCCAAATTCATGAAATTTACAAACGCAtacatgtcattttatttaggtcatacaaaaaaaatgaaagcaaatgttCTACGCAATACAATTGTAATGTCCTTTTTAGTAAAGATTTTATAAACACTTGAGTACTCCTACATTATTGACACATTATTAAAGTAAATGCATCTTGCTTTAGTTCCAAAGTGTAGTTCTTTACATAAATGACCCAGTTCATCAGTCAAAAAGCATTTATAGCATCTAATAGTTTTCAAATGCACAAAGAACAAAGTCTTCAGTTCAAAATAATGCAGGCACAAAGCCAGATCTGctctttcaaagtttaaattgCTCTACTGCTGAATCACAGATTAATTTATGTCCTTGGCAAAAACAACTACATACCAAAAGTGCTtcaaagaattatttttatttttttatgaacttaGAATCATTACTGGTGCTGTGAGCCctcaacatttatttgcacattaATTAATACAGTCTCATGTTGTAAAAGAAAGCACATGAATTATGtcagaaatgttgcaaaaaaaatgtttatgtgttgctcaaaaagccaaaaataccTGAAAGATGCATTTAAACTCTGTTGTTTACTCGTAATAAATTTTCAAATCAAGTTTTAGTCTATCTTTTTGTATCCAATGGCGTGCCAGACATATTTAGCCAGAAACCTGTTAAAAGGCAATAAGAGCGTCATTAAAGTTGACGCTTGAACGCCTTCGCATCCAAAGAATCCGGAGGAAAGTTCATATCTTTACCTTTGTCAGAAAGAATTCAActaaccctttaaaaaaaataaagttcagccAATACATTTAAAGCCCAGACTATAGTAAGGGAATCCTCAGACCATAGTTTTGTACACCTTACTTGAATAATGCAATACATGAACTGACAAACGGGATGTAGAAgctcaaacttgtttttttacattaaaaaaaaaagcataaaaatttCTAAGTCATTCTGTAAGtaatgaagtaaaacaaaatgttgtggGTCGAATTGTAAGTTTTAATAGTTTGTGCTGAAAGAAGccacagaaataataaataaaaaaactttcagtCCAAATACAAACAAGGGGGTAGTTCATGTTTTAATATGATCAAACAGTGAATTTTAGGCAACTACAGATTcataaataaagcttaaaaataaagacacacaCCTGATTGGCTACCACAGCATCCTGTGGATcatctggttctgctgctgccagTAAGGCTTGTAATGACAAGAGGACCGTCCTCAGTGTCATGGCTGCTGCCCTGAAACATCATCACAATGAGCAACAAACGAAACGAGCTCCGAaacgacaaacaaaacaagcgcTTACACACGAGTGCACACAACAGTATGATTAACCATCCAAGCTCCAGTGGCGCATTCAAATCTATACAAGATGAAGCAGAAACTATGATACATTTGAATCAGCTCCATTATTATAGGCTGAGTAACAAAATATTCAACTGAAAACTGCCAATAATCGAGGCATTACCAACAGCAACACTTAATTATATAGACCATCTGAGGAGCATGAGAAAATCAGCAATGCAAATGCAATGATACATAGAGGAAATAAACACGTCAGGCCCCCGTCCTGTTATTCTGCATGGTGGGGATCGGTTCGCTCTGTTCACTATGGGAAGCATTTTGTTGGCATGGCTCTAGTCCATCTGTTCCCTTAAGGTTTTGATTTACTCCACCAGTGTTAGAAAGCGAGCTGCAATGTATGATGGGAACCTCGGCAAGAACACATAATTCTCCACAGGATATGTTTACGTTAAAGGCGAGCCGCAAGTATTGATCATACTGGTTTTAAGTTACATGGCACATCCGATCATGTTCTCTTTCAAAAATTATAAACAGCTGCTgattgtttaaatgaaaaatgagtcAAAGTGTTTCCTTcactcatttttacatttacgaTGCGTCTTAAAACTAATGGGTTGAAGATGTGAAAGAGCCACAATTGTCTTATTTAGCCTCAATTCTTTACTCTATCTTACAtagttggaaaaaatattttaaaaacttaaaatcctGGCAATGATTTACTCACCACTGATCTTTAAGGATGTCCAGACATATTGCACCTGTGACTGAGCTGATATTGGGATGCCAGATCTTTGTGATAAACCGCACCTGAGGTATTGAAAGAAGCAAGGAGACATGCACAGATGAGCAGAGTGACGGGAATTTCTTTATGCACCAGGAAAGATCATTAGTcgcaacaaaacaaatgaaaccttACCTTGGGTGGATTGAATGGATACGTCTCTGGAATTTTAATTTCTAGTTGATATCTACCTCCTGTCAAAAATAGAACCGGTAACACAAGAAAGGAAAGAGGTTGGAATATCTAGgaaatttaaaacacagatgAAAGATGTTAAAATTGATTTAGTAAAGAGTAATGCTGCAAAACTATACAAAAAGGTCAGGAATGTTGCAGAAGCGATACTGGTTCCAGTAAATCCACATTTTATTCACTGGTCTTTTCTTTCACACCATCAAAGAATAGTTATCATTTATTGTTCCACAGTGGGAAAATTCAGGTGCAACAACAGCAAATTATGTTAAGCAGAGACATGTATAGTCACCCAAAggtaaaaagtataaaaactctaaaatacTCTATAGTAAGGATATATtctcaaaacaggaaaaaatgtgttacttaaaataaaataataataatactataTATAAAAGCAATGTGTAGCTTTGTAGGTTAATTCAGAGAAGATAAATGCAGAACATATCCATGGGTGtacatgaacataaaaacaacaacaacaaacatgtcTCCATAACTCTGAtcttgtcagaaaaaaaaaaaacattggttttCGTCTTTGAGAGCCATTAAAGTCTCGTCAATTGCTCTAAATTATAATTGACGTGTACAGCAATAATGCAATTACTTTTGCAATTCAATTGTACACGCAGACCTTGCAAAGATGCTTGCTATTCAATCAATTCTGCCGTTTTAGTTTATAGTAGAGCTGCACATGCACATATTTTTAACGTACACATTAACATGACACTGCGATATAATTATCTAATATTCCAATATGGATTCTGATTGCAATTAAAGGAAATGTTGCACAGCAACAATAAACGTCCATTTCATTGGcctaatatattttttggcaAGCAGTTTTGATGTGTGGCCCTTGAAATGCAGTagtctttcaaaaatgttatccAAGCAGTTGCTTGACATTATGATAAGAATGATCATGATAGGGATTAAATATAGGTCTTTGCACTTAATAAattgtccaaaaataaaaaatctttgtgctgcacaatttatttttggcaTGTCTTCAAGCATGTCAAATTAGAATGTAAAGTAGAAGAACAGTGATTGACAGATGCATCACCCTGGCAGGTATGAATTCACACAAAGAATACACCAACTGAACCCTTCCACCCTTATCACCAACCCTTATTCCAACCGTCCTTCCAACTTTTCTTCCAACCCTTATTTGGAACCCTAAATCCAACCCTAATATCTACCAACCCTCCTGCCAAAGCTAATTCCAACCCTAATTCCAGCCACCCTTTCAACCGTAGTTAAAACTCTCCATCCAACCCTCCTAACGACCCTCTTTGCAACCCTAATCCCAATGCTCCTTAAGTCCCTACTTCCAACCCTAATTACAACCCTCACACCATCCCTTCTCCAAACCCTCCGTCAAATCTGCATACTTTTAGTACTTTTCTCTCATTAGTTTTGAAGGTATTTGCTGCCCTAAAGGCAAATGTTTCTAAACAGAATAGTGAATCAATGTTGACCAACCTGACAATTATCTGTTGAGGCAACAACAGCATTCTAGTTTACAATCTATAGCTTCCATGCTAGACGGAGCACAGTGTCAATATACTAGTGATAGCCCTcttgctaatgttagcattttagaaaaataaagatttgcttTTCATATACTTTAAGCCGATATATTGCTATTTGCATATTGCATTAATTAATTTACTTAGTCAACATGCTAAAAGAGCGATAGTATGAGGGATGAAATTTTAGCCAAAATTGTTTTGACtacattttatgaaaacctAATAAATTTAGTCAATGTTAGATGGCATGCTATTGACAGCAATTCATCTAAAAGTAGCTTTTTAGCTTAGTGTCTTTTACATTGCTGCTACCACACTAGTTTGAACAGTTTAATTCTGTCAAACATGGTAGTGACTCACAACCATTAGCATAATATGTTTCAGCTTCTAATTGTCCTTTATTgtagccaataaaaaaaacttgaaaaattatttatggcAATACCTAAAAACAATCCATAGATTTCAgcttctgctaaaaaaaaaaaaaaagcttttcaaaatatcaatttgATGGAGCCTTAATGTCAAGAAAGTTGtgcaaatgtgatttttttaaatttatcattATCCCCAAAAGTTGGCAGTGTCTCTTAAAAATTACCTCACCTTCATATGGTGTGTCAGGAGGCCCTGCTATTTCTCCTTTGAGTTCTGTGAAGTTCTCATCAACCAGGTCTACCTTTATTTGGTTTTTGCTTGTCTGGAAGAGCAAGAAGAGCAAATACCGGTAGTTAACCATCCATGCCATCATAAACAATTCCTCGTTAATTGCCAACTCATGCAACATCAGGATTATGAAAGGTTGCCCACAACTTGTTGCATACTCACAGCTCTATGTGTAAGAgtgatttcacatttatttcaaatgttgtaTATTGGGGTAACGATAACACGTGGGTGATGTGTGCTTTAATTACCACAactctcaaaacaacatttgcTTGGATTTCCCCGGCTAGCTTAGCGACCACAGAAGGTACCCTACTTAATAACATCCTCAAGAAACTTTGTAAGCTAAAATATGTTGGGCCATTTTAAAGCAACTGTTACTCTCTACACTTACGACCGCAGTGGCACATTATGGTGAGCTGACGTTTGTCGCCACTTTTAATCACAGCCGATACAGTTAGCTTACAGCTAGCCACTTTAGTGAGCAAGCGTCTGTGACTCATTCAGCcacagaaagtgaaataaatccAGGTACGACTCAGAGTGGCAAACACGACAACCAACCTCTTCGCTCTTCAGAACCTCCTTGAACTCCCGTTTTATCCTCTGAACAGCAATATTGGCCATGGTTCCCCCAGTGTTCCCGTCCGGTTGGTTGGTTGGGGCCTCGTCGCCAGTCCGACCAGTCAGCTAGCGCTAGCTGCTTTTACCGACAGCAGCtcctgactttttttaaaatacacgGTCTCAAAAATAACAGCTGAAACGTTGTTCGCCTCCTGTCTCGTCGGTCCCCGAAGTTGGTGGGAAGCTTAATCAGGGGGGAGTAGCTTAATGTGAGTCTGTCATCTCAAATATGCAGCAACAACACAATGGTTGGtagaacagaaaacattttaataccaaaaaCTGCATGCAGTCTAGAGGAGACAGGGTCATGTGATCAACACCGTCAACGCTCCCTCCCATTGGTAGATCAATGTACAATGAAAacccattattattattattattattattattattattattattattattattattatttacctaaacctaaatttaaaaagccattacataacaaataataaaatgagaTACAAGTAAGAAATAACGTGTTTAACAGTTTGCATGTTATTTGAAAAAGccaaactgtgatttttttaaattatttatttattaattaaaataaattaggtaAAATAACAGGTAGGTAAAATAACAGTATAGACTACAATTATCTATATGAAaggctaaatgtttttttctacttttaatcCCACAGACTTTAAAAGAATGTATACCATCTTGTTGGGAAACGTAAgctattttttgtaaataaaattttctttcatcacatATTTTTCTACTGTACAGTTTAGCAGCACTTCATATCAGAagtttaaaagtgacaaaaaactaacaaaaactcaacaaacacaacagggtCATGTCTTCCATGCATAGTTTCCTTCTGGCAACTTCTTCGTCTATAAAAAGCCTTAACTTTTGACTGACACCGGTGCAGTTGCATTAAATCCTTCAAATATCTGCTCCGGCCttgcatttcatttgtcttgttttttctcaCAGCAGACTTCCAGACTGATTGGTTCATCTCAGAATCACTAATAACACCAGATGGCACTGTTGTTCCATCCCAGGAGAATTACAAAGCGTGACGAACGCTTGACTAAGGACGACCAGACTTCTTCGTATAAAAGCTAGAACTacacacaattaaataaaaaaaatacatcagagtaacacacacacacgcacacacacacacacacacacacacacacacacacacacacacacacacacacacacacacacacacaaaacaaaacaacaacattgtaataaatgtacaattttcatgaagttatttcatgttttaaattgaaGTCTATGTCTGcagtgacaaaatatgaaaaagttaaaacacaGTGTATACTTTCTTTTTGTCGTGACTATCTAAGATCAATTGTTTTGACATGTTTCGTGACATACATTGCAAGTGAACTCATTTGTCACAGCAAGAAAAGTAGACACTAATGATGGACACAAAGGTGGATTTTGTGGTTcttctctgcatttttttctggtaCAAATTCAGGTCCTTACTACAGTTAGTATCTAACATCAGGACATATACAATATGCTGATGCTTCATTTCTTCTCCTTCGGttctctctcctcttcttcctccctctgtCGTGTTTTTTACTCCTCTTGCTGATAACAATGAAGATGATGAGTGCAGCTAGCATGGCAGACGTTATTAGAAGGCAGGCCCCAAAGACCAGCATTGGTTTGTTCTTCAACATCCACTCAcacatcaaacatttttcctgcTGCTCAGTGAATCTACATGGCTGCGTTGTGCTTTTGTTAGAAGCACCACTGTTAGCGATGATTTCTCTGTACAATGCGACAGAGGCTTTGGCTTTGGATTGGTGCTGGGTTGAGGTGAAAAGACCAAACAGAGGGGCATGTCGATCTTGGAGCTTCCACACATAGAAACCCTGCAAGTTGACTCCATCAAGATGGTAAGCTGAGAGTaaaggaaagagaaagtaaaaattagatttttttttttaactctgaagGGTTTCTTCATTATCCAACATGGGAACAAACGACTTAAAACACATAACTGTATGGTTCACTATGGTTCGCAAAATATGGAACAATAATCAGAGCTGTAGCCTCAGCAATTGCCTCTCCCTTCCTTTATGGTTTGATTATGTTCATGCCATCTCATTAAGTCTGACTTTTATGGCAGGAACCAATACAGTCATTAAAGCTGTATTACCTATGGGGACAGATCTCTGTTTCGACATCCGCAACATAAGACTGTTCATGTGTTTCTTATACCCAATAATTCCACAAGACATTCAAGGTAGCTTACCTTTGAGAGCTTCCTGTAGATAACTCCTGAGGTAATACTGCCTGAGGTTATCCTCAACTGAAGCTTGGTCATCAATCCCACTGGCTGTGACAATGATAGGCAGAGTTCTGCCATACCTCTGATTCACCCATTTCAGCATCTTCCGTAGACCCCAGGGTACCAGAGCTTGCCCCAAGCTGGAGGACGGCCAGGTGGGGTCTGAGAAAGTTACACAATCATGCTCGGGTGCTGGTTTCTTTTGGAGGATGTCCTGTGTGTGAGGATTTGGAGAAACTAAACGTGTTGTAAAATGATTCAAGGCAATAAAACTCAATGCCGCATTGAGCTCCTGTCTCTCAGTTGTGGTAAAATGAGGAAGAGGTGATTTGGGAAGTCCAAATACCCTTGCTCTTTCATCCAGGTATTCCCTCATTTCATAGGGGTATCTCCCctttttcttctcatctcttGTCCCAAGCAATGGATCCAAGAAGAATCCAagttcaaacagcagaaatctttCTGTTGCCACTGTATGCGACTCTACAAAAGGGTTACCTGGGATGGCCCAATCAGCATGTAGAGCGAGAGACACCAGTGATCTCTGTTCACCAAAATACTCCCTCTCATGTAACCTCCAGGCTTTGGCGTGGGCTATTAGCAGATTATGAGCGGCTTGATGCCTCTCTGtgacattgaaataaacatCTATGAGTCTGTTTGGCTCATTGATGGTGATCCAGTAGTGAACCCAGGTACCCAGCTCCTGGTAACAAAGTGCTGCATATTCTTGAAAAGCTCCCACTGTCGTGTAATTCAGCCAACCACCAGACGCATGCAGTGGCCCTGGCAAACCCAAATTCGGAGCTCTGTGTGTTGGGTGGTACAGGATGACCATAGCTTCCAGGTTTAGCTTCTTGATCTCTGTCAGCACACAGCGGTAGTACCTTTTGGATGTATAGAggaagatgttattttttttgcactctgGATGACAAATTGAGTAAAAGGAAGGTCAATTAATAGTTGGGAAACGCAGTTCCTTACAAAGACTCTCATATCCCGTAAAGTGGTTCCCATTTAGACATATTGCAAcacatttcaatgtatttcttgCAAGTTTATGCACTATactaacaaaaatgtaaacaacatgaggcaaaacaaaccatttccaTATTGATACGCAGCTGTGGCAACAATATGTTGTCAGCATGCTCTGATACAGTGGAGACTGGGAAGTTGTTCAGAATTATTTTGAAGggacaggaaaatattttatcaaatatCCTTTACAAAAATAGAACTAAAAACTG is a genomic window containing:
- the ube2ka gene encoding ubiquitin-conjugating enzyme E2 K, producing the protein MANIAVQRIKREFKEVLKSEETSKNQIKVDLVDENFTELKGEIAGPPDTPYEGGRYQLEIKIPETYPFNPPKVRFITKIWHPNISSVTGAICLDILKDQWAAAMTLRTVLLSLQALLAAAEPDDPQDAVVANQYKQNPEMFKQTAKLWSHVYAGAPVSSPEYTRKIDKLCAMGFEKNAVIVALSSKSWDVETATELLLSN